From the Cohaesibacter sp. ES.047 genome, one window contains:
- a CDS encoding ATP-binding cassette domain-containing protein, translated as MTELAHETEFQTSAHRISRFLQWHTPEMSMPRDPLIEALQHLAKGCDAKLPPSAKLMGSESRDRSIHRLSREAGVHARMVQLKDQTIGESPIPLLAFRKTEDALSEPVLLHRSGKNWSVSDMAKDWKKQSLKRLDLRSFEETAYMILPSLPDGQISKKALLMFGLGRSKRELMAFGLMTLLSGLAITLIPMASAPLLDYVVPEGDRGLTYNIAIFFAIVLGVNMLTRFASGIAQLRIKGINGFLLRAAAIDRAIRLADKKSELGQSIPSAPIAVLSTRSIESWHRGVWGIALSVLSSILIALPSIFVIATTSLAGGLAFAGILAIVLAVGYVISKRRIMALIDGLSTPQSWMTHAYEGLSMVDTIRSTAAEGRLFNNWTDAFLALRHRFLKSDRAGVSSTAMEGSVDGLLVLSAIIALAITGGVTSGSAPVSLVIAAGNVAGAIVALLSALSQAPMLGIQYRMIEMLLKDTPNPANTGLIPPDLSGEISCRTITCRHGNSARPAIEQVSFDIKAGEHIGITGPSGAGKSTLIKAILGLIPCESGSVRFEGLELSSLDQQAIRQQIGIVDQNGKLFPGTLFENIAAGAPISSQQAMQAVAMAGLQQDVEALPLGLNTPVGETECGFSGGQVQRFLLARAFVNKPKILIFDEATSALDPDLQDHIDWAIDQMDATVISIAHRLETLQTCHRILVLDQGVLVEQGSYHELVEAGGLFSTLIDAGEDHQPLQA; from the coding sequence ATGACCGAATTGGCCCATGAAACGGAGTTTCAAACCTCCGCGCACCGTATCAGCCGCTTTCTGCAATGGCACACGCCGGAAATGTCGATGCCTCGCGATCCCCTGATTGAGGCGCTTCAGCATTTGGCAAAGGGGTGCGACGCCAAATTGCCACCGAGTGCAAAATTGATGGGCTCGGAAAGCCGGGATCGCTCGATCCATCGATTGTCGAGGGAAGCGGGTGTTCATGCGCGCATGGTGCAATTGAAAGATCAGACGATTGGCGAGTCTCCCATTCCGCTCCTCGCCTTCCGCAAGACCGAAGATGCCCTGTCAGAACCAGTCCTGTTGCACAGGAGCGGCAAAAACTGGTCCGTTTCGGACATGGCGAAAGACTGGAAAAAGCAATCTCTAAAGCGGTTGGACCTTAGGAGTTTTGAAGAGACGGCCTACATGATCCTGCCGTCCCTGCCAGATGGGCAGATTTCCAAAAAGGCGCTTTTGATGTTCGGGCTCGGCCGCAGCAAGCGTGAGCTGATGGCGTTTGGCTTGATGACGCTGCTCTCGGGGCTTGCGATTACCCTCATTCCGATGGCCAGCGCGCCTCTTCTGGATTATGTGGTGCCTGAAGGCGACCGTGGCCTGACGTACAATATCGCGATCTTTTTCGCGATTGTGTTGGGGGTCAACATGTTGACCCGATTCGCGTCGGGCATCGCGCAATTACGGATCAAGGGCATCAACGGCTTTTTGCTCAGAGCCGCAGCCATTGATCGCGCCATCAGGCTGGCTGATAAAAAGTCCGAGTTGGGCCAGTCCATTCCATCTGCGCCGATTGCTGTCCTGTCGACGCGCTCCATAGAAAGCTGGCACAGAGGTGTCTGGGGCATCGCCCTGTCGGTTTTGTCCAGCATCCTTATCGCGCTGCCAAGCATTTTCGTCATTGCCACGACCTCTCTGGCCGGCGGGCTCGCATTTGCCGGTATTCTCGCAATCGTTCTTGCCGTGGGCTATGTCATCTCGAAACGCCGCATCATGGCGCTGATTGATGGACTATCGACCCCGCAAAGCTGGATGACCCATGCCTATGAAGGCTTGTCCATGGTCGACACCATCCGCTCGACCGCCGCTGAAGGACGCCTGTTCAACAACTGGACCGATGCCTTTCTGGCTCTGCGTCATCGTTTCCTGAAGTCCGATCGGGCTGGCGTCTCGAGCACGGCAATGGAAGGCTCTGTCGATGGTCTTCTTGTCTTGTCTGCCATCATTGCGCTGGCGATAACCGGCGGGGTGACATCCGGGTCTGCGCCGGTTTCGCTGGTCATTGCGGCAGGCAATGTGGCAGGCGCGATTGTTGCCTTGTTGTCCGCTTTGTCCCAAGCACCAATGCTTGGCATTCAATATCGCATGATTGAGATGCTCCTCAAGGATACGCCCAACCCGGCCAATACGGGGCTCATTCCTCCCGACCTATCCGGGGAGATATCCTGCCGAACAATTACCTGTAGGCACGGCAATTCAGCGCGCCCCGCCATTGAACAAGTCAGTTTTGACATCAAGGCCGGAGAACATATTGGCATCACGGGGCCCTCGGGTGCAGGCAAGTCGACCCTGATCAAGGCGATCCTTGGTCTCATCCCCTGTGAGAGCGGTTCGGTGCGCTTTGAGGGCCTCGAACTCTCAAGCCTTGACCAACAGGCAATCCGCCAGCAGATCGGCATTGTCGATCAGAATGGCAAGCTGTTTCCCGGCACATTGTTTGAAAATATCGCCGCCGGCGCGCCGATTTCCAGCCAGCAGGCAATGCAGGCGGTTGCCATGGCAGGATTGCAGCAGGATGTTGAAGCCCTGCCCCTTGGTCTGAATACACCGGTGGGTGAAACCGAATGCGGCTTTTCCGGTGGGCAGGTCCAGCGGTTTCTTTTGGCGCGTGCTTTCGTCAACAAACCCAAGATCCTGATCTTTGACGAAGCAACCAGCGCTCTTGATCCGGATCTTCAGGACCATATCGACTGGGCAATCGATCAAATGGACGCCACGGTGATCAGCATCGCTCACCGTCTTGAGACCTTGCAGACCTGTCATCGCATTCTTGTTCTGGATCAGGGTGTTCTCGTTGAGCAGGGTAGCTATCACGAACTCGTTGAGGCGGGTGGACTGTTCAGCACTCTCATCGACGCAGGGGAAGATCATCAACCGCTACAAGCATAG